From the Acidobacteriota bacterium genome, one window contains:
- a CDS encoding phytanoyl-CoA dioxygenase family protein, giving the protein MPNPTTNADNLPPIPLTEDQRYVFDTRGWLLIPGVLSESEIQEMRAFCYQLKQEPRSIPEHHRYSIGGPLETLTDHPVVLGFMHEFLASAYANENCYGFRLEGTFLTIRANGHDAFRPHGGRGMLNFPGNSHTYHLHYDKAHSGLTRVVWELNPVQKGCGGTMFLTGSHKGAFPAPKSTEDRNSPLWEDYTCPAGSVLIFTEAITHTGAKWTDETVDRVAIFNCYNTVGNKWHKWEPHPQHLEEMTFKRQTLFRPVHCQDNAPTLDAV; this is encoded by the coding sequence ATGCCGAATCCTACGACGAATGCTGACAATCTACCGCCGATCCCACTGACGGAAGACCAACGCTATGTCTTTGATACTCGCGGGTGGCTGCTGATTCCCGGCGTCCTCAGCGAATCAGAGATTCAAGAGATGCGCGCGTTTTGCTACCAACTCAAACAGGAACCAAGATCCATTCCCGAACACCATCGCTATTCCATCGGCGGTCCCTTAGAGACTCTAACCGATCATCCGGTTGTTCTCGGATTCATGCACGAATTTTTGGCCTCGGCCTACGCCAACGAAAACTGTTATGGATTTCGGCTGGAAGGTACGTTTCTAACCATTCGTGCGAACGGCCACGACGCTTTCCGACCTCACGGAGGCCGTGGGATGCTCAACTTTCCCGGCAACTCGCATACCTATCATCTGCACTACGACAAGGCACACAGCGGGTTGACGCGCGTGGTCTGGGAACTCAATCCGGTGCAAAAAGGCTGTGGTGGAACCATGTTCCTCACCGGCAGCCATAAAGGGGCGTTCCCCGCTCCCAAGTCAACGGAGGATCGCAACTCCCCGTTATGGGAGGATTACACCTGCCCCGCAGGCTCTGTGCTCATCTTTACGGAGGCGATCACGCATACTGGTGCCAAGTGGACTGACGAAACTGTAGATCGGGTCGCAATTTTTAACTGCTACAATACCGTTGGCAACAAGTGGCATAAGTGGGAACCACATCCGCAGCATCTAGAAGAAATGACGTTTAAACGACAGACGCTCTTTCGACCGGTTCACTGTCAGGATAATGCGCCGACGTTGGATGCGGTATAG